In Lachnospiraceae bacterium, one DNA window encodes the following:
- a CDS encoding DUF1275 domain-containing protein, with translation MKQKTGLQMSSSLPVMILLNLSGGTQDACSYFLRDHVFANAQTGNIVLMGCHLISKNLKDSIHYFLPVAFFALGILMACLIRSRFRRTGRIHWRHLVLTIEIILLFIVGFIPEQLNWLANGLTSFACAMQVQSFRTVRGSAYASTMCIGNLRSGTDHFYKAVTEKKKEELKIAAIYLTAIGSFTIGAACGGHLANYFSYRTIWISCGLLILCFLLMLIKEEDDLAAIEKEERQELKKEQEELKEEKKELQKEQKELQKEQNELKEDQKIIREMDEKTQDQ, from the coding sequence ATGAAACAAAAAACCGGGCTGCAAATGTCCAGTTCTCTGCCTGTTATGATACTTCTTAACTTATCCGGCGGAACACAGGATGCCTGCTCCTATTTTTTACGTGACCACGTTTTTGCCAATGCCCAGACGGGAAATATTGTTTTAATGGGGTGTCATCTGATCTCCAAAAATCTGAAGGATTCCATCCACTATTTTCTCCCTGTTGCCTTTTTTGCACTGGGGATACTTATGGCCTGTCTGATCCGCTCCCGTTTTCGCCGTACCGGAAGGATCCACTGGCGCCATCTGGTATTGACCATAGAGATCATCCTGCTGTTTATCGTTGGTTTTATCCCGGAACAGCTAAACTGGCTTGCAAATGGGCTTACCTCCTTTGCCTGTGCCATGCAGGTACAGTCTTTCCGTACAGTAAGAGGCAGTGCCTATGCCAGCACCATGTGTATTGGAAACCTGCGAAGCGGCACGGATCATTTTTATAAAGCTGTTACTGAAAAGAAAAAAGAGGAGCTTAAAATCGCTGCTATCTATCTGACTGCTATCGGCTCATTTACCATTGGCGCTGCCTGCGGCGGACACCTGGCAAACTATTTTTCCTACCGCACCATCTGGATCTCCTGCGGGCTTTTGATCCTGTGTTTCTTACTAATGCTGATCAAAGAAGAGGATGATCTGGCGGCAATAGAAAAGGAAGAACGCCAGGAGCTGAAAAAAGAGCAGGAAGAATTGAAAGAAGAAAAGAAAGAGCTTCAAAAAGAACAAAAAGAGCTCCAGAAAGAACAGAACGAATTAAAAGAAGACCAGAAGATCATCCGGGAAATGGATGAGAAAACACAGGATCAATAA
- a CDS encoding transposase, with amino-acid sequence MKSVYKIPEKIKGLSDKRKRRTIPLFNIVMPALLFLMLQYESFHTVFSAPESMGKRLKNCIHGKIPKIDAVRDLLTQIDPDEIREIHDQTIDIIKSNRVFREGTIGGYVVAGIDGVELFNSTKKSCSDCLSRKNRAGETEYFHRSVVCMTVGKTPHVILGQEMLKPRDGAEKDEGELTGGKKLIRRLKERHGHFADVIVADALYLNAPFINTIKECGLDAVIRLKDERRELFQDAESLFKRDEGKKRSFTCGKKNIEVWDLSGFEIDNSPHKLRVIRYHESWKENERRMWLVTTLDQGEPRVLWEMMNRRWDIEENGFHQLKTYYHAKHCYCHAATEVIFDLMIIGFNMRELYLYRRIQRFKESGISRKSVNRKFCDELLLEKVKSILYEKGG; translated from the coding sequence ATGAAAAGTGTATATAAAATCCCGGAGAAAATCAAGGGGTTATCGGACAAAAGAAAAAGAAGAACGATCCCATTATTTAATATCGTCATGCCGGCACTGCTCTTTCTGATGCTGCAGTATGAGAGTTTTCATACAGTTTTTTCTGCGCCTGAAAGTATGGGAAAACGATTGAAAAACTGCATACATGGAAAAATACCTAAAATTGATGCGGTCCGTGACCTTCTTACCCAGATAGATCCAGATGAGATCCGTGAGATCCACGACCAGACGATCGATATCATAAAAAGCAACCGTGTATTTCGGGAAGGGACTATAGGTGGATATGTTGTAGCCGGTATCGATGGAGTGGAATTGTTCAACAGCACAAAAAAGTCCTGTTCGGACTGCCTTAGCCGGAAAAACCGTGCAGGTGAAACAGAATATTTCCACCGGAGCGTGGTCTGTATGACAGTAGGAAAAACGCCACATGTAATCCTGGGCCAGGAAATGTTAAAACCGAGGGACGGAGCGGAAAAAGATGAAGGAGAACTGACAGGAGGAAAAAAGCTGATCAGACGTCTGAAGGAAAGACACGGACATTTCGCAGATGTGATCGTAGCAGATGCGCTGTATCTGAATGCCCCATTTATCAATACGATAAAAGAGTGCGGACTGGATGCGGTGATCCGACTAAAAGATGAACGAAGGGAACTGTTTCAGGATGCGGAAAGCCTGTTTAAGCGGGATGAGGGGAAAAAAAGGTCGTTTACCTGTGGAAAAAAGAATATAGAAGTCTGGGATCTTTCAGGATTTGAGATAGATAATAGTCCCCATAAGCTTCGTGTGATCCGATATCATGAAAGCTGGAAAGAAAACGAACGCCGGATGTGGCTGGTAACGACTCTGGATCAAGGGGAACCTCGGGTTTTATGGGAGATGATGAACCGAAGATGGGATATAGAAGAGAATGGATTCCACCAGTTGAAAACGTATTATCACGCAAAACATTGCTATTGCCATGCAGCAACAGAAGTAATATTTGATCTGATGATCATCGGCTTCAACATGAGAGAATTATACCTGTATCGCCGTATTCAAAGATTTAAAGAAAGTGGAATCAGCCGAAAAAGTGTGAACCGGAAGTTTTGTGATGAGCTATTATTGGAAAAAGTAAAAAGTATCTTGTATGAAAAGGGCGGATAG
- a CDS encoding carbohydrate ABC transporter permease, with the protein MNRSKRKKLDAVLTYVILIILAAFIVVPVLWMLSTAFKTEAQTYYPNPKWLPDPFSLEAFYKFFNTYNFGKMTLNSLLTCLPAMVICVACACLAGYGVTRFKFKGRKQLLDFLLITQMFPSVMLVVPFYAVLSRYHLTNTLFGLIVVYAATNVAFSTWMLVSYFKTIPIELDEAARVDGASSFCIFWKIIVPLILPGIAAVAMFVLFNGWNEYMYSSVLVSKDSLKTLTVGIVALNSQYQIKWNDLMAASTISSLPLVVLFMCFQKYFIAGMTGGAVKS; encoded by the coding sequence ATGAATAGATCAAAGCGAAAAAAATTAGATGCGGTTCTTACTTATGTGATTCTTATAATTTTAGCAGCATTTATTGTGGTTCCTGTGTTGTGGATGCTGTCAACGGCATTTAAGACCGAGGCACAGACTTACTATCCCAATCCTAAATGGTTGCCGGATCCGTTTTCGTTAGAGGCATTTTACAAATTCTTTAATACATATAACTTTGGAAAAATGACACTTAATAGTTTACTTACCTGCCTTCCAGCAATGGTCATCTGCGTAGCATGTGCCTGCCTTGCAGGTTACGGAGTTACAAGATTTAAGTTTAAGGGACGTAAGCAGTTACTGGATTTTTTACTGATTACACAAATGTTTCCAAGCGTTATGCTGGTAGTACCTTTTTATGCAGTTCTTTCCAGATATCATTTAACCAATACATTGTTTGGTCTGATCGTTGTGTATGCGGCTACTAATGTGGCATTCAGTACCTGGATGCTGGTATCATATTTTAAAACAATACCAATCGAACTTGATGAAGCAGCAAGAGTAGATGGAGCTTCCAGCTTTTGTATATTTTGGAAGATCATTGTTCCATTGATCCTTCCGGGTATTGCGGCAGTAGCTATGTTTGTGCTTTTTAATGGCTGGAATGAATATATGTATTCATCAGTACTGGTATCTAAGGATTCGTTGAAAACACTGACAGTAGGTATTGTTGCTTTAAATTCACAATACCAGATCAAATGGAATGATCTGATGGCGGCATCCACCATATCCAGCCTTCCGTTAGTAGTTCTGTTTATGTGTTTCCAAAAATATTTCATTGCAGGAATGACCGGTGGCGCTGTGAAGAGCTGA
- a CDS encoding starvation-sensing protein RspA gives MNHITIRDIKVFVTAPRNINLVVVKVETSEPKLCGYGCATFTWRHKAVVTAIEEYLAPMLKGKSVDNIEGLWQMMMGSSYWRNGPVLNNAISGVDEALWDIKGKIAGLPLYSLLGGKCREGITVYRHADGSCVEEVEECIQRYIEEGYRYIRCHMGTYGGNFGGKRQSIVKPENAPQGAYFDPRMYMNSVYHLFDRVRNDIGWNVELMHDVHERLSLAQTIEFARELEKYKLFFLEDSLAPEYDEFFKVLREHTTLPLAMGELFTNPTEWKPLVQNQWIDFIRVHLSDIGGITPARKLAHYCEAYGVKTAWHGPNDLSPIGMAAQMHLDLNCHNFGIQEFSGFSEEEQAVFPNCPVVKNGYAYVSDKNGIGVDFDEKEALKYPEVEMDHSWLFSKLPDGTSVRP, from the coding sequence ATGAATCATATTACAATACGTGATATAAAGGTGTTTGTAACAGCACCAAGAAATATCAACCTGGTGGTAGTAAAAGTAGAGACATCTGAGCCGAAATTATGTGGTTATGGTTGTGCGACTTTTACATGGCGCCATAAAGCAGTCGTAACAGCCATTGAAGAATATTTAGCACCTATGCTTAAAGGTAAATCTGTAGATAATATTGAAGGTTTATGGCAGATGATGATGGGCAGTTCTTACTGGAGAAATGGTCCGGTGCTGAATAATGCAATTTCTGGTGTGGATGAAGCTCTTTGGGATATTAAGGGAAAAATAGCAGGACTGCCTCTGTACAGTCTGTTAGGTGGAAAGTGCAGAGAAGGAATTACAGTATACCGCCATGCGGATGGAAGCTGTGTGGAAGAGGTAGAAGAATGCATCCAGCGTTACATTGAAGAGGGATACAGATATATTCGTTGCCATATGGGTACTTATGGAGGAAATTTTGGAGGAAAAAGACAAAGTATTGTAAAACCTGAAAATGCTCCACAAGGCGCATATTTTGATCCCAGAATGTACATGAACAGTGTATATCATTTGTTTGATCGGGTTAGAAATGATATTGGCTGGAATGTAGAATTAATGCATGATGTACATGAACGTCTGTCTTTAGCTCAGACAATAGAATTTGCTAGGGAACTGGAAAAATATAAGCTGTTCTTCTTGGAGGATTCTTTAGCGCCAGAGTATGATGAATTTTTTAAAGTTTTGCGGGAACATACCACATTGCCTCTGGCAATGGGCGAACTGTTTACCAATCCGACAGAATGGAAACCATTAGTACAGAATCAGTGGATTGACTTTATTCGAGTTCATTTGAGCGATATTGGAGGAATTACACCAGCCAGAAAGTTAGCTCATTATTGTGAAGCTTATGGAGTAAAAACTGCATGGCATGGTCCTAATGACTTATCACCAATTGGTATGGCTGCTCAAATGCATTTGGATTTAAATTGTCATAATTTTGGAATTCAGGAGTTTTCAGGATTTTCTGAAGAGGAACAGGCAGTATTTCCTAATTGTCCTGTAGTAAAAAATGGTTATGCTTATGTAAGTGATAAAAATGGAATTGGTGTGGATTTTGATGAAAAAGAAGCATTAAAATATCCGGAAGTAGAGATGGATCATAGTTGGCTTTTTTCTAAACTCCCTGATGGAACTTCGGTAAGACCGTAA
- a CDS encoding IS4 family transposase encodes MDIEKMTSDEFKAFCRSGNKNYFTRIRKMPLQDLLFTMINRKGLTLALELRNYMKLAHPGVSISKPGYLKQRMKLNPDAFLELYKYHNRNFYADSTFSTYKDHLILAADGSDINIPTTAETLKLYGSASRKNAKPQAQIGLGCIYDVMNRMILESDCNKVKFNEMRLAEKQMERIPETIGSIPYIIIMDRGYPSTPAFIHMMDKDIKFIVRLKSSDYKKEQNSLTEKDQLVKIKLDKSRIRHYEGTPDGERMKELGEISLRMVKILLENGSLEVLATNLPQTEFHTEEIKELYHMRWGIETAYETLKSRLQLENFTGTKPILLLQDIYSTIYLSNLVEDIILDAERELDQKEANRKHKMMINQTVSIGILKNDLIYILLETDGQKKNMLFQQIYEDISKNLVPIRPDRHYTRTKGQLAGKYSNTHKRAY; translated from the coding sequence ATGGATATAGAAAAAATGACTTCTGATGAATTTAAGGCATTTTGCCGATCAGGTAATAAAAATTATTTTACCAGAATTCGAAAAATGCCTCTTCAGGATCTTCTTTTCACGATGATAAACAGAAAGGGGCTGACGTTGGCATTGGAACTGAGAAATTATATGAAACTTGCTCATCCTGGTGTGTCTATTTCAAAACCAGGATATCTGAAACAGCGTATGAAACTTAATCCAGATGCTTTTTTAGAATTATATAAATATCATAACCGTAACTTTTATGCAGATTCCACCTTTTCAACTTATAAAGATCATTTAATATTAGCCGCTGACGGCTCAGATATTAATATTCCTACCACTGCTGAAACACTGAAACTATATGGTTCTGCAAGCCGGAAAAACGCAAAGCCCCAAGCTCAAATAGGATTAGGCTGTATTTATGATGTAATGAATCGTATGATACTGGAAAGTGACTGTAATAAGGTGAAATTTAATGAAATGCGCCTGGCCGAAAAACAGATGGAGCGAATACCGGAAACAATAGGCAGCATTCCCTACATTATTATCATGGACAGAGGATATCCTTCTACGCCAGCGTTTATACATATGATGGATAAGGATATTAAATTTATCGTACGTTTAAAAAGCAGTGATTACAAAAAAGAGCAAAACAGTTTAACAGAAAAGGATCAGCTAGTTAAAATAAAACTTGATAAGTCAAGAATCAGACATTACGAGGGAACGCCAGATGGAGAACGTATGAAAGAATTAGGTGAAATTTCATTGCGTATGGTAAAAATCCTATTAGAAAACGGAAGTTTAGAAGTTTTGGCTACAAATCTTCCACAAACTGAATTTCATACAGAAGAAATAAAAGAATTATATCATATGAGGTGGGGGATAGAGACTGCGTATGAAACGCTAAAGAGTCGGTTGCAGTTAGAGAATTTTACAGGAACAAAACCTATTCTGTTATTACAAGATATATACAGCACTATATATCTGAGCAATTTAGTTGAAGATATCATATTAGATGCAGAGCGTGAACTGGATCAGAAAGAAGCGAACAGAAAACATAAAATGATGATCAATCAGACTGTTAGTATTGGAATCTTAAAAAATGATCTGATTTATATACTTCTTGAAACGGATGGTCAAAAGAAAAATATGTTATTTCAGCAAATATATGAAGATATCAGTAAAAATCTTGTTCCCATTCGTCCTGATCGGCATTATACCAGAACGAAAGGGCAATTAGCAGGAAAATATTCGAATACCCATAAAAGAGCGTACTGA
- a CDS encoding AraC family transcriptional regulator: MDVKINDYYEPDHFKALNEANYDVSHSCEYEQNEMHHIHESAEILFVENGSADYYVEGKKYYVEKGNILIIGSRKHHMRRLDKLPFLRYGLAVKPSYYRRLNLGEDLIKVWQGTSPDEFVQYFKKVENSVFNQCIYLLKSLYDEQKQDMPFSSMVEKSIVTQIAVILYRQWDLKRNKNEVSSMSQQMYDIKEYIDQHYIEDLNLNGLSEQFYLHPVTISKEFSRCIGQPLTKYINRVRVCEGARLLENTQESVTSIASQCGYDSVNTFLRQFKTIMETSPLQYRKEMKAWLERAR; this comes from the coding sequence ATGGATGTAAAAATTAATGATTATTATGAGCCAGATCATTTTAAAGCTTTGAACGAAGCAAATTATGATGTTTCTCATTCTTGCGAATATGAACAAAATGAAATGCACCATATTCATGAATCTGCAGAGATTCTTTTTGTAGAAAACGGAAGTGCTGATTATTACGTAGAGGGAAAAAAATATTATGTAGAGAAAGGTAATATTTTAATCATAGGCTCTCGTAAACATCATATGAGACGATTAGATAAACTTCCGTTTTTGCGGTATGGGCTGGCGGTAAAGCCAAGTTACTACAGGCGATTAAACCTGGGGGAAGATTTGATCAAAGTATGGCAGGGAACATCTCCTGATGAGTTTGTACAATATTTTAAAAAGGTAGAAAACAGTGTTTTCAATCAATGTATTTATCTGTTGAAATCTCTGTATGATGAACAAAAACAGGATATGCCTTTTAGTTCAATGGTGGAAAAAAGTATAGTGACGCAAATTGCAGTTATTCTGTATCGCCAATGGGACCTGAAAAGAAATAAAAATGAGGTTTCTTCTATGAGCCAGCAAATGTATGATATTAAAGAGTATATTGACCAGCATTATATAGAGGATCTAAACCTAAATGGATTGAGTGAACAATTTTATCTTCACCCTGTAACCATCAGCAAAGAATTCAGCCGATGCATTGGGCAACCACTTACAAAATATATTAATCGTGTTCGTGTTTGTGAAGGGGCCAGACTTTTGGAGAATACGCAAGAAAGTGTAACAAGCATTGCCAGCCAGTGCGGGTATGACAGTGTAAATACTTTTTTGCGTCAATTTAAAACAATTATGGAAACAAGCCCTTTGCAATACCGGAAAGAAATGAAAGCGTGGTTAGAACGAGCTAGGTGA
- a CDS encoding extracellular solute-binding protein translates to MVKKMRIISAALAAVLAAASLTGCGTSGNSTATSADTSKSESTDTSAASDEKDSKEVSLTVLCGYAGEDPHGKYVYSYADEFMKEHPNIKVEIQAISTNDIYTKLSAMATTPDDLPQIFFTSADAVATLHDLELTKDLTNLLPDDLTAEFANGVLDSCKLGDEIAYFPVALQPQAIIYRKDRFKEAGLEIPKTWDEFVECAKALTKDTDGDGEVDQWGFGMVGSNNSSGQSRFMSYLWSNGVDCVTDTDGKWDTDLKADNKTFTDAFEKWTKMNDGGIVPIGITEVDYPTAANYFAMGYTSMFMTGSNALGVAYANNPDLKGNLGSFKLPGDYPGTMLGTEGYAISEYTTDEEAAAAVEFLRFFVEHDDQMMFWQSSGKIPATVDGQKAEYITGDDYAGYLQQIEDGCRPTVSFAGISGLKSALGDAYAAVFSNEKTNEEAIADLEKTVDELMEDYN, encoded by the coding sequence ATGGTAAAAAAGATGAGAATTATATCTGCTGCACTTGCGGCAGTTTTAGCAGCAGCATCATTAACAGGATGCGGAACTTCTGGAAACAGTACTGCAACAAGTGCTGATACAAGTAAAAGTGAGAGTACAGACACAAGCGCTGCATCTGATGAAAAAGACTCTAAAGAGGTTTCATTGACTGTATTATGTGGATATGCAGGAGAGGATCCACATGGAAAATATGTATATTCTTATGCTGATGAATTTATGAAAGAACATCCTAACATTAAGGTAGAGATTCAGGCGATCAGCACAAATGATATTTATACAAAGCTGTCTGCAATGGCAACAACTCCTGATGATCTCCCACAGATTTTCTTTACATCTGCGGATGCCGTGGCAACACTGCATGATCTGGAACTGACAAAAGACCTGACTAATTTACTTCCAGATGATCTGACGGCAGAATTTGCTAATGGTGTATTAGATTCCTGCAAGCTGGGCGATGAGATCGCATATTTCCCTGTTGCATTGCAGCCTCAGGCTATTATTTATAGGAAGGACCGTTTTAAAGAGGCTGGCTTGGAAATTCCTAAAACATGGGATGAGTTTGTTGAGTGTGCAAAGGCACTTACAAAGGATACAGATGGTGATGGCGAAGTCGATCAGTGGGGCTTTGGTATGGTAGGTTCTAATAACTCTTCTGGACAGAGCCGTTTTATGTCTTATCTTTGGTCTAATGGTGTAGATTGTGTTACAGATACCGACGGCAAGTGGGATACAGATCTGAAAGCAGATAATAAGACATTTACAGATGCTTTTGAAAAATGGACAAAGATGAATGATGGCGGAATCGTTCCAATTGGTATTACAGAAGTTGATTATCCTACAGCAGCAAACTATTTTGCAATGGGATATACCAGTATGTTTATGACAGGTTCTAATGCGTTAGGAGTTGCTTATGCAAATAATCCAGATTTGAAAGGCAATTTAGGGTCTTTCAAACTTCCTGGTGATTATCCTGGAACTATGCTGGGAACAGAAGGCTATGCAATTAGTGAGTATACTACAGATGAGGAAGCCGCTGCTGCTGTTGAATTTCTTCGCTTCTTTGTAGAGCATGACGATCAGATGATGTTCTGGCAGAGCAGTGGTAAGATTCCTGCTACTGTAGATGGACAGAAGGCTGAGTACATCACAGGTGATGATTATGCCGGTTATCTGCAGCAGATCGAAGATGGCTGTCGTCCTACAGTAAGCTTTGCAGGCATAAGTGGATTAAAGAGCGCATTGGGTGATGCTTATGCTGCAGTATTTTCAAATGAAAAGACCAATGAAGAAGCAATTGCGGATCTGGAAAAGACAGTAGATGAATTAATGGAAGATTATAATTAA
- a CDS encoding sugar ABC transporter permease: MLGKKPPKKRKIKKQYDGYLFSFPIVFLLGALIVYPMLYGFYISFFNTNLVSKWKFVGLKYYLAAFTEPEFYQSVFLTLKFMVLVVAGHFILGFILASLLNREFKGRTFFRVIFMLPWFFPEAVVALLFTWIMNPMYGILNSILRGLGLISTNLSWLGSNSFAFPSVVFVCIWKGFPLVMTMILAGLQSISKDYYEAAELDGAGRWKQFQYITLPSLKPILTTVLILDCVWWFKQYTLVYTMTAGGPGTSTSLISLSIYGTAFNDLRFGKASAWGILVFIICYLINLVSKVVMKDDE; the protein is encoded by the coding sequence ATGTTGGGAAAAAAGCCCCCAAAAAAACGTAAGATCAAAAAACAGTATGATGGATACTTATTTTCCTTCCCTATTGTGTTTCTGCTGGGAGCATTAATTGTATACCCTATGTTATACGGCTTCTATATCAGCTTCTTTAACACAAATTTGGTAAGTAAATGGAAATTTGTGGGATTGAAATATTATTTAGCGGCTTTTACGGAACCTGAATTTTACCAGTCAGTTTTTTTAACGTTAAAATTTATGGTACTTGTAGTAGCAGGACATTTTATTCTGGGATTTATATTAGCAAGTCTTTTAAATAGAGAATTTAAAGGAAGAACGTTTTTTCGAGTAATATTTATGTTGCCGTGGTTTTTCCCTGAAGCAGTGGTGGCATTGTTATTTACCTGGATCATGAATCCCATGTATGGAATTTTAAATAGTATTCTTAGAGGTCTGGGATTGATCAGCACAAATCTGTCATGGTTGGGAAGTAACAGTTTTGCGTTCCCGTCAGTTGTGTTTGTGTGCATTTGGAAAGGCTTTCCACTGGTTATGACAATGATACTTGCAGGACTGCAAAGTATTTCTAAAGATTATTATGAAGCAGCAGAACTGGATGGCGCAGGAAGATGGAAGCAGTTTCAGTATATTACGTTGCCGAGTTTAAAACCAATCTTAACAACAGTGCTAATCCTTGATTGCGTATGGTGGTTTAAACAATATACGTTGGTGTATACAATGACAGCAGGTGGACCTGGCACATCAACCAGCCTGATCAGCTTAAGCATTTATGGTACAGCATTTAATGATCTGCGTTTTGGAAAAGCATCTGCCTGGGGTATTCTGGTGTTTATAATCTGTTATCTGATCAATCTGGTAAGTAAGGTGGTGATGAAGGACGATGAATAG